Proteins encoded by one window of Swingsia samuiensis:
- a CDS encoding hydrogen peroxide-inducible genes activator gives MSYVPLSGLSLRDIEYVVAVDDLRNFSRAAERCGVSQAGLSEQVRKLEILLDVTLFERSRRHVAPTPDGEQLIALGREVLASARSLLEVARARTSPLDGVLRLGVIPTLGPYYIPGLLPHIRQKYPHLNLRLTEGMTDSLVRALRNSELDLALLAVPTASDSLGAIELFTEPFLGVFPASHELARLKKITLSQLSREDLLLLEDGHCLREQALSICPTLPRKRDPRLATSLEMLWHMIGAGEGFSLIPQLALKNRSDFENLVAIRSLHEPEASRTIGLVWRASDPRAASFKEFANCLKEITPDGCITCEV, from the coding sequence ATGAGCTACGTCCCTCTTTCCGGCTTGTCTTTACGAGACATAGAATATGTTGTGGCAGTTGATGACTTACGCAACTTCTCCCGTGCAGCAGAACGCTGTGGTGTTAGTCAAGCTGGCTTGTCAGAGCAAGTTCGAAAATTAGAAATCCTTCTGGACGTTACACTCTTTGAACGTTCTCGTAGACACGTCGCTCCAACGCCTGATGGAGAGCAGCTCATCGCTCTTGGGCGAGAGGTTCTTGCGTCTGCTCGCTCTCTTCTGGAAGTCGCACGCGCACGCACCAGCCCTCTTGATGGGGTGCTACGCCTTGGTGTTATCCCAACCCTAGGGCCGTATTATATCCCGGGATTATTACCTCATATTCGTCAAAAATACCCGCATTTAAACTTGCGATTGACTGAGGGTATGACGGATAGTCTCGTTCGAGCCCTTCGCAACAGTGAGCTTGATTTGGCACTATTAGCCGTGCCGACTGCGAGTGATTCTTTAGGCGCTATTGAGCTCTTCACAGAGCCTTTTTTAGGGGTATTTCCAGCTTCACACGAGCTGGCACGACTTAAAAAAATCACTTTGTCCCAGTTGAGCAGAGAAGACTTATTGCTCCTTGAAGATGGACACTGCCTACGTGAGCAAGCTTTATCCATCTGCCCTACCCTGCCTCGCAAAAGAGACCCTCGATTAGCCACCAGTCTAGAAATGTTATGGCATATGATTGGAGCAGGAGAAGGTTTTTCCCTTATCCCTCAACTCGCTCTCAAAAATCGATCTGACTTTGAGAACCTTGTTGCAATCCGGTCTTTACACGAGCCAGAGGCTAGCCGCACCATTGGGCTAGTCTGGCGCGCCTCTGACCCTCGCGCAGCTTCTTTTAAAGAATTTGCTAATTGCTTAAAAGAAATAACCCCCGATGGTTGTATTACGTGTGAAGTGTAA
- a CDS encoding cysteine desulfurase family protein has product MIYLDYFSTTPCDKVVLEKMIPWFSEDYGNPHSVHAFGQKASDAVEHARQQIATLIGAESREVIFTSGATEANNLAIKGAARYFKKIGDERRRIVTVATEHKCVLESVRSLEEEGFEPVILGVDQFGRLDPETLKEALQAPTLLVSIMGANNETGVLQNLPVLSKIVKEAGALLHVDMAQLAGKLPVTLERVDLASLSSHKMYGPKGIGALYVRRRPRVRLLPLFSGGGQERGLRSGTLPTPLVVGFGEAAEQAAKRLHTDIEYISGLRDDLWGKLKVLFPGIELNGAEAERLPGALNVCLPEGIRALEVMAKAPELAVSTGSACTAADVTPSYVLTAMGFSDEKASRCLRLSVGRFTSKSDIDRAVTLLEEAVRAL; this is encoded by the coding sequence ATGATTTATCTGGATTATTTTTCCACAACTCCGTGCGATAAGGTTGTTCTGGAAAAGATGATCCCGTGGTTTTCGGAAGATTATGGAAACCCACATAGTGTGCATGCCTTTGGGCAAAAAGCATCAGACGCGGTGGAACATGCTCGTCAGCAAATTGCGACACTGATTGGTGCAGAATCACGAGAAGTGATTTTTACGTCCGGGGCAACGGAGGCCAATAACCTCGCGATAAAAGGGGCTGCGCGTTATTTTAAGAAAATAGGCGATGAGCGCAGGCGTATTGTAACGGTTGCCACCGAGCACAAATGCGTTCTTGAATCGGTACGCTCATTAGAAGAAGAGGGGTTTGAGCCTGTTATTTTGGGAGTGGATCAGTTCGGACGGCTTGATCCAGAGACATTAAAAGAAGCCCTCCAAGCGCCGACATTGCTGGTGAGCATTATGGGAGCCAATAATGAGACGGGTGTTTTGCAAAATCTCCCTGTATTATCAAAAATTGTGAAAGAAGCTGGCGCGTTATTGCATGTGGATATGGCGCAGCTTGCGGGGAAATTACCTGTAACATTAGAGCGTGTGGATTTAGCTTCGTTATCGTCTCATAAGATGTATGGGCCTAAAGGAATCGGCGCTTTATATGTTCGGCGGCGCCCACGAGTAAGGTTGCTTCCGTTGTTTTCAGGGGGCGGACAGGAACGGGGCCTGCGTTCTGGAACGCTGCCTACGCCACTCGTTGTTGGTTTTGGAGAAGCTGCGGAGCAAGCTGCCAAGCGGTTACATACGGATATAGAATATATTTCTGGGTTAAGAGATGATCTTTGGGGAAAGCTTAAAGTTCTATTCCCAGGAATAGAATTAAATGGCGCAGAAGCTGAACGTTTGCCCGGAGCGTTGAATGTGTGTTTGCCAGAAGGGATAAGGGCTTTGGAAGTAATGGCTAAAGCTCCTGAACTCGCCGTATCAACAGGATCTGCTTGTACGGCTGCGGATGTAACCCCTTCATATGTGTTGACGGCGATGGGTTTTTCTGACGAGAAAGCATCTCGGTGCTTGCGTCTATCCGTTGGACGATTTACCTCCAAGTCTGATATTGATCGTGCGGTGACTTTGTTGGAAGAAGCGGTTCGCGCGCTCTAA
- the tyrS gene encoding tyrosine--tRNA ligase — protein sequence MPKSPFLIEAQARGLIFQCTDLDALDEVMSAGPITAYVGFDPTADSLHVGNALSIMALRLLQKHGHRPIALMGGGTAKIGDPSFRDEARKLMTNETIAHNIAGIEKSLRQFIHFSDEQTPDGAILVNNADWLDKLSYINLLQDAGIHFSVNRMLSFESVKQRLDREQGLTFLEFNYSILQSYDFRELHRQHGAVLQMGGSDQWGNIVSGIDLTRRTDGKQVFGLTTPLVTTSSGAKMGKSANGATWVRAEKLPVFEYWQFWRNTEDADVGRFLKLFTDLPVEECERLGALQGAEINDAKKILATEATAICHGRSAAEEAAETARRVFEQGSSQAALPTIDIPSALLTEGIPAFRIFQEAKLAASGGEARRLIRGGGGRINDIVISDENQVFSSKDIKDGSLKVSSGKKKHVLLVPV from the coding sequence ATGCCCAAAAGCCCGTTTCTGATCGAAGCTCAAGCACGCGGCCTGATCTTCCAATGTACTGACCTTGATGCACTTGATGAGGTTATGTCCGCTGGGCCAATCACAGCTTATGTTGGCTTCGACCCGACTGCAGATTCATTGCATGTCGGAAACGCGCTCTCAATTATGGCGCTTCGTCTGCTTCAAAAACATGGCCATCGTCCTATTGCTCTTATGGGAGGCGGTACAGCCAAAATCGGAGACCCATCCTTTCGTGATGAAGCTCGTAAGCTGATGACCAATGAGACGATTGCTCATAATATTGCAGGCATTGAAAAGTCTCTTCGTCAATTTATCCATTTTTCTGACGAGCAAACTCCCGATGGAGCGATCCTCGTCAATAATGCAGACTGGCTCGATAAATTATCCTACATCAACCTTCTGCAAGATGCGGGTATCCATTTTTCTGTTAATCGTATGCTTTCATTTGAAAGCGTTAAACAACGCCTTGACCGTGAACAAGGTCTGACCTTTTTGGAATTCAATTATTCCATCTTGCAATCTTACGATTTCCGAGAACTTCATCGCCAACATGGTGCCGTCCTCCAAATGGGAGGGTCAGATCAATGGGGAAATATCGTTTCCGGGATCGATTTAACGCGCCGTACTGATGGAAAGCAGGTTTTTGGCCTTACTACACCACTGGTCACAACATCATCTGGTGCGAAAATGGGCAAATCAGCCAATGGTGCAACTTGGGTTAGAGCCGAAAAACTTCCCGTCTTTGAATATTGGCAATTCTGGCGCAATACAGAAGACGCAGATGTTGGGCGCTTCTTAAAACTCTTCACAGACCTTCCTGTTGAAGAATGTGAACGCTTGGGCGCCTTGCAAGGAGCAGAGATTAACGACGCCAAAAAGATCCTTGCCACCGAAGCGACCGCAATCTGTCATGGCCGTAGCGCAGCAGAAGAAGCAGCGGAAACAGCACGTCGCGTTTTTGAGCAAGGTTCTTCTCAGGCCGCTCTTCCAACAATCGACATTCCGTCTGCTCTCTTAACTGAAGGCATCCCCGCATTTAGAATTTTTCAAGAAGCAAAATTAGCCGCAAGCGGCGGAGAAGCGCGCCGCCTCATCCGTGGTGGAGGCGGACGCATCAATGATATTGTCATATCAGACGAAAATCAGGTTTTTTCTTCTAAGGATATCAAGGATGGGTCTTTAAAAGTCTCTTCTGGTAAGAAAAAGCATGTGCTTTTAGTTCCAGTATAA
- a CDS encoding glutathione S-transferase family protein — protein sequence MTGTLYLGSRRYSSWSLRGWLAIRLAGIDVVERVIPLKGQGRTTEIHALSPNKLVPYLQHEGADIWESLAICEYAAEYKPSLWPEERGARAHARSVSAQMHAGFRVVRQTCPMDLERKSKPLVDMAADLLADVELLKRTLENALMRTGEQTRYLFGSDLTIADCMYAPIAIRVMNYQLPVGAIVMAWCETMLDHPLMREWANLAYQEPDEWRLFYS from the coding sequence GTGACAGGTACTCTTTATTTAGGCTCTCGGCGTTATTCATCATGGTCTTTACGAGGGTGGTTGGCTATTCGGCTTGCGGGTATCGATGTTGTTGAGCGTGTTATCCCGTTAAAAGGTCAAGGGCGCACAACAGAAATTCATGCTCTTTCTCCTAATAAATTGGTACCATATCTTCAGCATGAGGGGGCTGATATTTGGGAAAGTCTGGCTATTTGTGAATATGCGGCTGAGTATAAACCGTCTCTATGGCCAGAAGAACGAGGTGCACGGGCGCATGCGAGAAGTGTGAGTGCACAAATGCATGCAGGCTTTCGGGTTGTTCGTCAAACATGCCCTATGGATTTGGAGCGCAAGTCTAAACCGTTAGTGGATATGGCAGCAGATTTGTTGGCCGATGTGGAATTGCTCAAGAGAACATTAGAAAATGCCCTTATGAGAACAGGGGAGCAGACACGTTATTTGTTTGGTTCAGACCTTACGATTGCTGACTGCATGTATGCTCCGATTGCTATTCGGGTAATGAATTATCAACTCCCCGTAGGAGCCATCGTCATGGCATGGTGTGAGACAATGCTAGACCACCCATTGATGAGGGAGTGGGCTAATCTGGCTTATCAAGAGCCAGATGAATGGCGTTTGTTTTACTCGTAG
- a CDS encoding alpha/beta hydrolase codes for MPEVMFAGPDGRLEGRYHHSSEPNAPLALVLHPHPLHGGTMNNRITYTMYRSFEKMGFSVMRYNSRGVGRSQGRYDGGIGEISDAAAALDWMQMVNPNSTELWISGYSFGAFVGMQLLMRRPEISGWISVAPPANDYDFGFLAPCPCGGLMIAGSKDEMAPEPGINKLVEKLNTQKNVTVDYRIFEGADHIFAKHADQVAEALEDHVMTKRGLKALAMVAD; via the coding sequence ATGCCTGAAGTGATGTTCGCCGGCCCAGACGGTCGGCTTGAAGGTCGTTACCACCATTCCAGCGAGCCTAACGCTCCACTCGCCCTTGTCTTGCACCCTCATCCGCTTCATGGCGGAACAATGAATAACCGCATTACTTATACAATGTATCGTAGTTTTGAGAAGATGGGCTTCTCCGTTATGCGATATAATTCACGGGGCGTAGGCCGATCTCAAGGGCGATATGACGGCGGTATTGGCGAAATTTCTGACGCTGCTGCCGCATTAGATTGGATGCAAATGGTCAATCCAAACTCAACCGAGCTTTGGATTTCTGGCTATTCATTTGGTGCTTTTGTGGGCATGCAGTTGCTCATGCGCCGCCCAGAAATTAGCGGTTGGATTAGCGTTGCTCCACCCGCTAATGATTATGACTTTGGCTTCTTGGCGCCATGCCCTTGTGGTGGCCTCATGATTGCCGGCAGTAAAGATGAAATGGCGCCTGAACCAGGAATTAATAAGCTGGTCGAAAAACTAAATACCCAAAAGAATGTCACTGTCGACTATCGTATCTTCGAAGGTGCCGACCATATTTTTGCAAAACATGCTGATCAAGTTGCAGAGGCACTTGAGGATCATGTTATGACAAAACGTGGGTTAAAAGCACTTGCTATGGTTGCAGACTAA
- a CDS encoding LysE family translocator, translated as MIKLYRFCSAFFINNAETSSDVNGVLPMTSLWSSLGPLAVFALVTSITPGPNNTMLTASGLNYGFRRTIPHILGVSVGFAVMVVLVGIGLGNIFNRLPWLYALLKYMSVAYLLWLAWKIATSSMNNASTSHARPLGFLQALGFQWVNPKVWIMTISVISAYTPRQNFLFNLLIACLICGAVNLPSVSLWVGFGAAMKRWLTHPAVLRGFNVGMALLLIASLYPLLQESIPQ; from the coding sequence TTGATCAAACTGTATCGGTTCTGTTCTGCTTTCTTCATCAATAATGCAGAGACTTCCTCAGATGTAAATGGAGTTTTACCAATGACATCCCTCTGGAGCAGTCTAGGACCTCTGGCTGTATTTGCACTCGTCACATCAATTACGCCAGGACCGAATAACACTATGCTGACAGCATCGGGCCTTAATTATGGTTTTCGGCGAACTATTCCCCATATATTAGGGGTGAGTGTCGGGTTTGCTGTGATGGTCGTGCTCGTCGGGATTGGACTTGGAAATATCTTCAATCGCTTACCTTGGCTCTATGCCTTATTAAAATATATGAGTGTCGCCTACTTACTGTGGCTTGCTTGGAAAATTGCAACATCCAGTATGAATAACGCATCCACTAGCCACGCACGCCCTCTTGGCTTTCTTCAAGCTCTCGGCTTTCAATGGGTCAACCCAAAAGTATGGATCATGACAATCAGCGTGATTTCTGCTTATACGCCGCGACAGAACTTTCTGTTTAACCTGCTCATTGCCTGTCTGATTTGTGGGGCAGTCAATCTTCCAAGTGTGAGTCTTTGGGTGGGATTTGGCGCTGCTATGAAGCGGTGGCTCACACACCCCGCAGTTCTACGCGGTTTTAATGTTGGTATGGCCTTGCTGCTTATTGCTTCTCTCTATCCCCTCCTTCAGGAAAGCATACCACAGTAA
- a CDS encoding cysteine desulfurase family protein, translating into MIAASSPIYLDANATEPLRPSARDAAVDGMMLLGNPSSVHAQGREARRFLEDARKVLSDGFERDAGTCVFTAGGTEADAMAVHAFRKNRPVLIGATEHDAIRKAALDAEYIPVNEHGILDIEYVRKRLLESGPALVCVMSANNETGVLSPLEDVASLCHETGSHLHVDAVQSAGRLPFKISNCSVALSGHKMGGPKGAGALLLPNDEPMDALVLGGGQERGRRGGTQPLPAILGMTAAFQEAQQQKWDDIRALRNRLEEKVSEAGADVVGKSVPRLPNTSCLILEGVSSQVQLMTLDLEGFSVSAGSACSSGKVAASHVLTAMGKQASATQAIRVSLPWNVKKEHVDAFGDAYVRMASRLRKKTV; encoded by the coding sequence ATGATAGCAGCTTCTTCCCCAATCTATTTAGATGCGAATGCAACAGAACCTTTGCGGCCATCGGCCCGTGATGCGGCGGTTGATGGGATGATGCTTCTTGGCAATCCTTCATCTGTTCATGCGCAAGGCCGTGAAGCACGGCGTTTTCTGGAAGATGCTCGTAAGGTGCTGTCGGATGGTTTTGAACGTGATGCAGGGACGTGCGTCTTTACCGCAGGTGGCACAGAGGCCGATGCAATGGCTGTTCATGCATTTCGTAAAAATAGGCCTGTTTTGATTGGGGCGACGGAGCATGATGCTATTCGTAAGGCCGCATTAGATGCTGAATATATCCCCGTTAATGAACACGGTATTTTAGATATTGAGTATGTGCGAAAGCGTTTGCTTGAAAGTGGCCCAGCACTTGTTTGTGTGATGTCAGCTAATAATGAAACAGGTGTTTTGTCTCCGTTAGAAGATGTTGCTTCTTTATGTCATGAAACAGGTTCGCACTTACATGTTGATGCCGTGCAAAGTGCAGGCCGTCTTCCATTTAAAATATCAAATTGTAGTGTCGCCTTATCAGGGCATAAAATGGGTGGGCCCAAAGGAGCAGGGGCTTTGTTGTTGCCTAATGATGAACCGATGGATGCCTTGGTGCTGGGCGGTGGTCAGGAACGTGGAAGGCGGGGTGGAACGCAGCCCTTGCCAGCTATTTTAGGAATGACGGCTGCTTTTCAGGAGGCACAACAGCAGAAGTGGGATGATATTCGAGCGTTAAGAAACAGACTCGAAGAAAAAGTGAGTGAAGCTGGAGCTGATGTCGTTGGGAAGAGTGTGCCGCGGCTTCCAAACACGAGTTGTTTGATCTTGGAAGGAGTGTCTTCTCAAGTGCAACTTATGACCTTGGATTTGGAAGGATTTAGTGTTTCGGCGGGTTCGGCTTGTTCTTCTGGAAAGGTCGCAGCCTCGCATGTCCTGACGGCAATGGGGAAACAAGCAAGCGCTACACAAGCTATTCGTGTTTCATTGCCGTGGAATGTTAAGAAAGAACATGTAGACGCGTTTGGAGATGCTTACGTTCGGATGGCATCTCGGCTGAGAAAGAAGACGGTATGA
- the mnmA gene encoding tRNA 2-thiouridine(34) synthase MnmA, translated as MRILVAMSGGVDSSVVAALLKRQGHEVIGATLQLYDHGQAAKPGACCAGRDIMDARSVADKLDFPHYVIDAESRFRDSVIESFADSYARGETPVPCVACNQGVKFTDLLGMARDLGCEAMATGHYVRRVEGDHGVEMHRPVDAERDQTWFLFATTKEQLDYLRFPLGEMPDKAHVRALAQELGLDIASKPDSQDICFVPSGSYVEVVEKLRPEIQGPGEIVDEKGNVLGRHEGVARYTVGQSKRLGDIHTAIGERQMVTQIDVPKRRIVVGPRVQATESDARRTVHLRDMNWLIDASPEGVECGVQIRAREKLRKARVKPLVGGKALVEFEEPAMPAPGQACVLYDGTRVLGGGFILAGE; from the coding sequence ATGCGTATACTCGTTGCCATGTCAGGGGGCGTGGATAGTTCCGTTGTGGCCGCGCTCTTAAAACGTCAAGGCCACGAGGTAATTGGCGCAACTTTGCAACTCTATGATCATGGTCAGGCTGCGAAGCCGGGGGCGTGTTGCGCTGGGCGTGATATTATGGATGCCCGTTCTGTTGCAGATAAGCTGGACTTTCCGCACTATGTTATTGATGCGGAAAGCCGTTTTCGTGACAGTGTGATTGAAAGCTTTGCGGACTCGTATGCTCGGGGTGAGACGCCTGTGCCATGTGTTGCATGTAACCAAGGAGTCAAATTTACGGATTTGCTTGGTATGGCGCGGGATCTTGGGTGCGAGGCCATGGCAACGGGGCATTATGTTCGCCGGGTTGAAGGGGATCATGGGGTGGAAATGCACCGTCCCGTAGATGCCGAGCGCGATCAGACATGGTTTTTATTTGCGACCACAAAAGAACAGCTCGATTATCTTCGTTTCCCGCTTGGTGAAATGCCAGATAAAGCGCATGTGCGTGCATTAGCCCAAGAGTTGGGGTTAGATATTGCCTCAAAGCCAGATAGCCAAGATATCTGCTTTGTTCCGAGTGGGTCTTATGTGGAGGTGGTTGAAAAACTTCGTCCTGAAATACAAGGCCCCGGTGAAATTGTAGATGAAAAAGGAAATGTCTTAGGGCGTCATGAAGGTGTGGCGCGTTATACCGTTGGGCAGAGTAAACGGTTAGGTGATATTCATACGGCGATTGGCGAGCGTCAAATGGTGACGCAAATTGATGTGCCAAAGCGTCGTATTGTTGTAGGCCCTCGTGTTCAAGCTACGGAGAGTGATGCGCGTCGCACGGTTCATCTGCGTGATATGAACTGGCTAATTGATGCCTCTCCGGAAGGGGTTGAGTGTGGCGTACAAATCAGAGCGCGAGAAAAGCTCCGTAAAGCGCGTGTAAAACCACTTGTTGGGGGAAAGGCGCTTGTTGAATTTGAAGAGCCTGCAATGCCTGCCCCAGGGCAAGCGTGTGTTTTATATGATGGGACACGCGTTTTAGGGGGCGGCTTTATTCTGGCGGGAGAATAA
- a CDS encoding ferredoxin family 2Fe-2S iron-sulfur cluster binding protein: protein MPKMTFIERDGSRREVDAPVGLSVLEIAHKYDLDLEGACEGSLACATCHVIVDPQWAEKLSSPTDDEEDMLDLAFGLEPTSRLGCQIVMTEALDGLVVRLPKAG, encoded by the coding sequence ATGCCTAAAATGACCTTTATCGAACGTGATGGTTCTCGTCGTGAAGTGGATGCTCCTGTCGGATTATCCGTGCTGGAAATTGCTCATAAATATGACCTTGACCTAGAAGGAGCGTGTGAAGGTTCCTTGGCTTGTGCGACATGCCATGTGATCGTGGATCCACAATGGGCTGAGAAGCTTAGCTCACCAACGGATGACGAAGAAGATATGCTTGATCTGGCATTCGGCTTAGAGCCAACCTCACGTTTGGGATGCCAGATTGTTATGACAGAAGCTCTTGATGGGCTCGTTGTTCGACTACCGAAAGCAGGCTGA